Proteins from a single region of Crassaminicella profunda:
- the aroF gene encoding 3-deoxy-7-phosphoheptulonate synthase: protein MIIVMRPKTSQSEIEKIKRKMKSLGCEIHESKGQNYHLLGLVGDTSKIDPNQIQANRNVEKLIFVQEPYKKANRLFHPEDTLISVNDKTIGGDGFTIIAGPCSVESEEQIVSIAEEIKEIGASFLRGGAYKPRTSPYSFQGLMDEGLELLKTARRETGLPIVTELMSPYLIEKFVEDVDVIQIGARNMQNFDLLKEVGRTNKPILLKRGMSATIEELLMAAEYIMSEGNERIILCERGIRTFEKYTRNTLDISAIPIIKKLSHLPVIVDPSHAAGLWWLVEPLAKAAVAVGADGLMIEVHNDPTNALCDGQQSIKPKKLKSLVKSIRDMANLVGKEIR, encoded by the coding sequence ATGATTATTGTAATGAGACCCAAAACATCACAAAGTGAAATTGAAAAAATCAAAAGAAAGATGAAAAGTTTAGGATGTGAAATTCACGAATCAAAGGGGCAAAATTATCATTTATTAGGGTTGGTAGGAGATACCAGTAAAATTGATCCAAATCAAATTCAAGCAAATAGAAATGTAGAAAAATTAATATTTGTTCAGGAACCCTATAAGAAAGCAAATAGACTTTTTCATCCTGAAGATACGCTTATATCAGTAAATGACAAGACAATTGGAGGAGACGGTTTTACCATTATTGCAGGTCCCTGTTCAGTAGAAAGTGAGGAACAAATTGTAAGCATTGCAGAGGAAATAAAGGAAATAGGAGCATCTTTTTTAAGAGGAGGTGCATATAAACCAAGAACATCTCCATACAGCTTTCAAGGATTAATGGACGAAGGATTAGAATTGTTAAAAACAGCAAGAAGAGAAACTGGATTACCTATTGTAACAGAACTCATGTCTCCTTACTTGATCGAAAAGTTTGTTGAAGATGTAGATGTGATTCAAATAGGTGCAAGAAATATGCAAAATTTTGATTTGCTAAAAGAAGTAGGAAGGACCAATAAGCCTATTTTATTAAAGAGAGGTATGTCTGCAACCATTGAAGAATTATTAATGGCGGCTGAATATATTATGTCTGAAGGAAATGAAAGAATCATTCTTTGTGAAAGAGGGATAAGAACCTTTGAAAAATATACTAGAAATACATTAGATATTAGTGCAATTCCTATTATAAAAAAATTAAGTCATTTACCGGTTATTGTAGATCCTAGTCATGCAGCAGGACTATGGTGGTTGGTAGAACCATTGGCAAAGGCTGCTGTAGCAGTGGGTGCTGATGGATTAATGATTGAGGTACACAATGATCCTACAAATGCTTTGTGTGATGGGCAACAGTCTATTAAGCCTAAAAAATTAAAATCTTTGGTAAAATCTATAAGAGATATGGCAAATTTGGTGGGTAAAGAGATTCGATAG